Genomic DNA from Paenibacillus donghaensis:
ATTAAACACTCAGCAAAGGGGTCGTTGATCATTAACTTTATCTTTTTCTCCCCTCATTTCCCGCAGAACAGCGCCGATTTCTGTTTCCATCTGAAGCAGCAGGGGGCTACGGTTCTGGGCATCGGAGATCTTGCATATGGCCAGCTGGAGGACAAGCTGAAAGACTCGCTGACGGAGTATTACAAGGTTCACAGTATGGAAGATTACGGCGAAGTGCTGCGGGCCGTGGGCTTCTTCACCCATAAATACGGGAAGATCGACCGGTTCGAATCGCTGAACGAACACTGGCTGGAGCTGGATGCGGCGATCCGCACCGATTTCAACATCTATGGCACAAGGCTAGATTTCGTGTATAACCTGAAGCAGAAGTCCAAGATGAAGGATTTCTTTCATAAAAGCGGTGTAAGCACCGTACAGTTCTCAACGGGAACTACGCGCGAGAGTGCAGAGGAATTCATCGCCGCCTGCGGTTATCCACTGGTCGTCAAGCCGGACCTTGGCTCCGGAGCCAGCCAGACCTACAAGCTGAACAATACGGAGGAGCTGGATTATTTTTTTGCTACCAAACCTGAGGATACAGCCTTTATTATGGAGGAATTTATCGACGGCGTTATCCTGACCTACGACGGACTGATTGACCGTAGCGGCAAGGTACAGTTCGCGGTGAGCCATCTCTTTGAGCAAAGTGTGATGGATGTGGTGAACACGGACAACCATCTTTATTATTACTGCCTGAAGGATATCAGCCCCGAGGTGGAGGATGCCGGACGGCGGATTCTGCAGGCTTTTGAGATTAAGGAGCGTTTCTTCCATATTGAATTGTTCAAATCGAATAAGGATGGCAGAATCATCGCGCTTGAAGTGAATATGCGCCCGCCGGGAGCCTGGATGACCGATGCCATCAACTTCAGCTATGACGTCGACATCTACAAGGAATGGGCCGCGATGATCGTCAACGATCAGATGGGCGGACCTTATGAAGGCCAATATTATACCGGCTATGCCAGCCGCAAGCAGCACAAGCATTATGTCCACAGCCACGGCGATATTCTTAACACTTACGAGAATCTGATCGTCAAATACGCTGAGATTGAGCAGGTGTTCAGCCGGGCGATGGGCAACAGCGCTTATCAATTCCGTTCCCCATCGCTGGATCAGGTCCGAGAGATCGTGAACTACATTCAACTAGAAGAAGGATAGGAAGGGGTCAGGCATGCGGATCAGCTATCATAAGGAATACAGCCATCGGCTGAACAAGGAGATGGAGTACAAAGTCTACGGGCACGCCGGCAAACCGATGCTGGTCTTCCCCACCTCGCTCGGCCGCTTCTACCAGTATGAGGATTCGGGAATGGTCGACACGCTGCGGCCCTTCATCGACGCCGGCAAGCTGCAGATCTGGGCCTGCGACAGCATAGATGAGGAGACCTTCTTCTCCGGGCACTGGAACATCGAGGACAAGATCAACCGCCATGAGCAATACGATAAATACATCACACAGGAGCTCATCCCCGCGATTCTTCACCAGAGCAAGCAGAACAACGGCGGCAGCGACCAGAAGATTCTGATCTCCGGCTGCTCGATGGGGGCTTATTACAGCGCAGGGTTCTTTTTCCGCTATCCGCATTATTTCGATGCTCTGATCGCACTGAGCGGGGTCTATTCCACACAATATTTCTTCGGCGATTATGTCAGTGAACAGGTCTACTACAACTCGCCGCTGCGCTATCTGCCTGATCTTCACGATGAACACTATCTTCAGCAGTACCGGAACAGCCGAATCATTCTCTGCTGCGGACAGGGCGCTTATGAGGATGAGATGCTGCATGAGACCCGCCTGCTTCAGGACCTGCTCCAGCACAAAAACATC
This window encodes:
- a CDS encoding esterase family protein, giving the protein MRISYHKEYSHRLNKEMEYKVYGHAGKPMLVFPTSLGRFYQYEDSGMVDTLRPFIDAGKLQIWACDSIDEETFFSGHWNIEDKINRHEQYDKYITQELIPAILHQSKQNNGGSDQKILISGCSMGAYYSAGFFFRYPHYFDALIALSGVYSTQYFFGDYVSEQVYYNSPLRYLPDLHDEHYLQQYRNSRIILCCGQGAYEDEMLHETRLLQDLLQHKNIPARIEYWGKDVDHDWPWWNKQIAYYMADCL
- a CDS encoding ATP-grasp domain-containing protein, whose translation is MIINFIFFSPHFPQNSADFCFHLKQQGATVLGIGDLAYGQLEDKLKDSLTEYYKVHSMEDYGEVLRAVGFFTHKYGKIDRFESLNEHWLELDAAIRTDFNIYGTRLDFVYNLKQKSKMKDFFHKSGVSTVQFSTGTTRESAEEFIAACGYPLVVKPDLGSGASQTYKLNNTEELDYFFATKPEDTAFIMEEFIDGVILTYDGLIDRSGKVQFAVSHLFEQSVMDVVNTDNHLYYYCLKDISPEVEDAGRRILQAFEIKERFFHIELFKSNKDGRIIALEVNMRPPGAWMTDAINFSYDVDIYKEWAAMIVNDQMGGPYEGQYYTGYASRKQHKHYVHSHGDILNTYENLIVKYAEIEQVFSRAMGNSAYQFRSPSLDQVREIVNYIQLEEG